TAGTTTGAATGTGACTATTGCGAATATTTGTAATTTTCTAGCTACTGATTTTTGGGTCTGTTTTTTCAACACTGtgaaaaaatactaaatttgATTTGATTCTGAAATTCATGACTAGTTAAACATGAGCATACATACCAAAAGTTTTACTGTGACTTTAGTATGGAAGACCTGTTGGTGTAAAGACAACATGTGAAGTTGTAGAAATCAGAATGTGTCAAAGAAGCCAAAGCCTATATAGTGGTAGTGGACTAAGAACAAAAGATGGATATAAGGGAAAACATAGACATCAAGGAGTGACTGGATGTATGGAGGTAAGAACATGAATTCCTTCAGGTTTTGGTTTGTGCAGCAGGCAGATAATAATGATGATACTATTAATaccagaataaagaagaaaaccaagCAATTTTATGACAGTCTAAAGCAATTTCACTATAGAATCCAGCTACCTGGAAAGAATCATTTCTTTATATGTTATGCATTTTAATGGTTCATTATGTTCTGTACAGGTTCATAGAGAAGAAATCATGAGAACAGCAATAGGATGTGGTGTGAATGAAAGATGAGGAGGTGAAGACAGTGAGTACAGGTAATTATTTCATGAATCTTGCCATTGGTAAGAGATAAACATAGTTTGCATGAGAATATAAGCATGAATGAAGGATTTCTTATTGTGGGAGAAATTTAAGCAGGGTTTCTGGATTAGATGGAATGAGCTACTGCAATGGGAGAAACTTCTATACTAAATTAAGTGAGTGACTTAGAAGAAGCATAGAATTGGGTCTAGGTCCTTAAAGGTCACAAATAACAACTAAATTACATAGAAATGTTATGATCCCTAACCTCTGACATGTGACCTGcttttttacttaaaatctaTTTCAGGCAGGCTCATTGTCAGTCATCATGAGCTGCATCCCTAATGCATCACACTCTCCAGTCTTCTTGCTCCTTGGCTTCTCGAAAACTGGAGTTCCCCACAgtctcttttttctcctattcCTGGCTATTTACCTGGCTACCATATTGGGGAATGTGACTCTTGTACTGCTCATCTCCAGGGACTCCAGGCTCAACTCACCTATGTATTTTCTGCTCCGTGGCCTCTCTGTGATAGACTTGGGGTTATCCACAGTCATCCTGCCCCAGCTGTTAGTTCATCTGGCATCTGAATACCCAGCCATTCCTGCTGCCCGCTGCTTggctcagttcttttttttctatgcatttgGAGTTACAGATACACTTGTCATCGCTGTCATGGCTCTGGATCGTTATGTGGCCATCTGTGACCCTCTGCATTATGCTCTGGTGATGAATCGTCAGCTCTGTGTCTGCTTACTGGCCTTGAGCTGGGTGGTGTCCATAGTGCATACTATGCTGCATGTGGGTCTCCTCCTGCCCCTGCGTTGGTCTGTGGATACTGAGGGCAATGTTAACCTTCCCCACTTTTTTTGTGACCATCGACCACTTCTGCGAGCCTCTTGCTCTGACATACTTTCCAATGAGCTGGCCATATTCTTGGAGGGTGGCTCCCTCATGCTGGGCCCCTGTGCCCTCATTATACTTTCCTACGCTCAAATTGGGGCAACTATCTTACGTTTGCCTTCAGCTGCTGGACGCCAGCGAGCAGTCTCCACCTGTGGATCCCACCTCACCATGGTTGGATTTCTCTATGGCACCATCATTTGGGTATACTTCCAGCCTCCTTCTCAGAACTCTCAGGATCAGGATATGGTAGCTGCAGTAATGTACACTGCTATTACACCTTTGGCCAACCCATTTGTTTATAGCCTCCGCAACAAAGATGTCAAGGGTGCACTCCACAGGCTGCTTAAACAGGGTAGAATGGGCTCCTGAATAAACTTCTGGGGCTATATTGAGTAGATGCAGAAAATATGGGAAAATTTTGATCATGGTTGGTTTGGGGAGATCAGAAATGGCCTAGACAGCTGAAGAAATACTAGAATTGGCCCTGGTCAGTACTGTGCTCTGGCAGAGCCATGAGCATTTCACATTCATACACATCCAGTATCAAGACTTCTTTTTTCTGCATGACTCTGGTACCCCTTCCACATGTAATTTATCTTAATTTATCAAAGTGGATTTAAATGAGTTATGAGGCTGGAGTAACTTTCATTCCAGAGTTTTTAAGAAATGTGAAGGTAGGATTGGGAAATTGTGAATTAGATCAAGGACAGTGGAGTTAATCACAGTTACATTTAATGTGGTATGCTTTCTTACAGGACTATTTTGGTATAAGAAAGTAAAGGAAAGGCGATACTTCAGACAGATAGGACTGGCAAATACACTACTTATTCTATTCAATGCCTAAGTATATGTCCAGCAGTGAGTGTAAAATGAAAGTCACGAGTCTACTATTCCATCTGTCACCACCAATTCATATAGGCCTCATAGTATGAATCTCTTATGTATTTtagttctattttaaatatttcaaattggtTTCAATATGTactttataaacaaaatatagaaataaaaataatataaatgaaggAATAATGAACCCCTCAACAATGAAGAAAAGTGGCTTTGCTTAACATTCTGGTATCTCAAATTTGGCTTCTATTTTGGTATCTTTTAATAGATTAAAATGGTGATTTTTCACCTTTATGCACTGACTTTAGTCCTTTACCCCATTTGAGATGCAGCTTCACTCAAATACATTGTAGCAAGTACTTTCCTTTGCTGAGGATTTCTGGGACATCTATGACTCTTAGTTTATAAGAACTTTCCAAGGCACTTTGAGAATAACAGGATGTCCTTGGGGCACCCTCCAGATCCAGTCAGGCTCTGgtcttctctgcttcctccccttCCTGAGTTTGTTGCTCTCCACCTCTGTTCCTCTATCATCCTCCCAATTCCCTTAACCAAGCCTaaaatctccccattcaaattcAATCTCCATATTCCCCTGATGTGTTGATGCTGTCTTCTCACCAGTATTTTCCATTATCCAATACCTTCCATCTTTTTCAAACTATTGGTAAAATCCAGTGGTCTTATCTTACTCTTTATTCCACATTATGCCAGTTTTGACATAGTTTCCTGGGAATGGTCATTACATCTGCCTGCCTGGCTCCTGTTCATGCCCTTTCACTTCTCTGAATCTTTGCCGTTCCCTTGGCTGACAACTCTTTGTTTTCCTACATTGAGTCTTAGCCATCTTGCCTATGCTTTTCTTATTCTGTCACAGAGCTCATTTACTCTTAAAATAACACTTCTCTTTTCAGGTCTTTCAACTTTCTCTTACCTCACAATGACAATCTAGGAGTTAAATCTTTATAATACGTTCATTTGCACAGTCTCGATTTATTTCCACTAGCATCACAGATATGTAAGTTTTAAATAAGTCATTCCAGTTCTCCCTCTGTGTCTATATACATGGTCTTCAGTTTTTactgtgcatcagaatcacccagagacttaaaaatattctgttgtCTGGACCCAACTCTAGAGAATTGGATTCAATTGGTGTCAGGTCAAGCTCAAGCATCAACAGTTGAAAAGTGTTCCCTCAGATGAACCTAATATGTAGCTGCAGTTGAGACCTACTCTCAGTCACAATTTATACCACTTTCTAATTAGTAATCTTTAGTCCATGAGCACATCCTACAGATGAACATGTGAGATTACTTGCTTTCAAACAGGAAGCAAGCTCCCCTGCCTGCACTCAGTTTATTGCTGAACTTTAAGCTTCCTGTGTCAGGGGCTCTCAATCctgcaacacatcagaaataccTGGTAGATCTAAAAGTGGACTGAAGAACAGGTCTCATCACAGGTCAATTAATAAAGAATCATTAGAGGACTTTGACAGTGATATTTTTAGAAATTGATCCGGATGCAAGTCCAGGATTGTGAAATGTAGCTCTGTGCAGTAATTTGACTATGCACAGTCATGCTTTACTCTCTCTGCTGTGATACAGTGAATGTCAAAGGGAAATTTTCTTCAactgggagaaaaggagagaattttCTCTGTTATGGACTGAATGGTTTATCATCAAAAAATCTGCATGTTGAAATCCTTATCCCTAATGTGATAGCATTAGGAGATGAAGGCTTGGGGAGATAGCTAGGTCATGAAGCTGGAGTCCTGATGAATGAGGctagtgtctttataagaagagctCAGAGAGTGCTTTCTCACCCTCTGTCTCTGCTTTCTGCTATGTGGGAACACTGAGTAAATAATGTCTGCCCACCAGCAAGCAGGCCCTCATCAGAAATGACATTGCCAGTatctagaactgtgagaagtcATTCTTATTGTTTAAGACATCTAgtctatggtaatttgttatagcagctatTACTGACTGAGACATGCTGTAACTCAGATTTATTAATAAAGCTTTGGTCTTGATGTGACCTTCCTTACCTGCTCAGTTGGTTAGAGGTCAAGTGGGGCAGCCACTAATTTCTCACAGTAAACACTAAGTGGGTGCATCactatttatatttacttttgtcAGTTAATGTTGCCTCCTTTTTAATTGCCATTAAGAAGAAGGCACTTCCTCCATATTTTGGATTACTTCCAGAAATGGGGTTACTCAGAGACAGTATATGATCTTATTTGGTACTtactcataattttttaaatttcacatcatgtttgttttctttttaccacCAGATATCTACAAGCATATGTATCTTACTTTCATTTAACTAAGTcacatttacatttttcaaaattctatgTATGTTTATTTCACTAACAGTATCAAGAATGTATCATTGGATGTCCTCCCACATATATTGTGAAGATAATCATGGTTTTTCTTCTAGTGCACCACtgcatttagtttttgtttatctattttttacttctttattttttaaattgtttatacattaattcatatgtgcatacattgtttgggccacatctCCCCCCCcgcaccctgccccctcctccttccttccacccctctcacttccaggcagaacctgttttgcccttttctctgattttgttgaagagaaaacataagcgataataagaaagagaattTTTGCTAGctggagataaagatagctatacaaagagattcctattgttgcttctatgcacatatatattacaacctgcattagttcatctctaccagaccccttcactacttcccactcaccttcccatagtggcctctgccagcttAAGATTACTTtgtttgctcctctacagtgggcacatcaaacacttccaggttttaggtttccttccctttccctattcctcctgtgtgtgttcctCCCTTAGtgggtgacccatgtccaataatattactgcatttgttttaggtctatgatcTGCATAGGAGgagaaacatacaatttttggccttctgagcctggctcgcttctcttaagttgatgttctccagtttatccatttacttgaaaatgaaaaattttcttcttcatggctgagtaaaattccattgtgtataaataccacattttcttaatccattcattagtagtgggacatcctggctatttccataacttggctattgtgaatagtgctgcaataaacatgggtgtgcaggtgcctctggagtaatctgtgtcacattcctttgggtatatccccaggagtgggattactggatcatatggcagatctatgtttagatttttaagaagcctccatattgttttttaaagtggttgtactagctgacattcccaccagcagtgtatgaagattcctttttccccatagccttgctaacatttgttgttggtggcgtttttgatgacagctattctaacaggagtgaggtggaattttagtgtggttttgatttgcatttcctttatagccagggatggtgagcattttttcatgtgttttttggccatttggagttcttcctttgaaaaagatgTGTTAAGTTGCCCActtctctattggttcattgatttttggggagtttagatttttgagctccctgtatattctgcttatcgatcctttgtctgatgtatagctagaaaatattttctcccactcgtTTTCTCTCCACtcgttttatttcttgttcttgccttactgctctgtccaggaattccagcactatgttgaataggagtggggatagtgggcacccttgtctcgatcttgattttaggggaaatagtttcagatagtttcagtttttcaccattaagtatgatgttggctatgtgtttgccatatatagcctttataatgttgaggtacattccttctattcctagttttcttagagcttttatcatgaagtgctattggatcttatcatagggtttttctgcatctattgagatgaccaagtggtttttgtctttgcttctattgatgtgctgcattAGATTTATTGGTTTGTATATgctgaaccactcctgcatccctgggataaaacctacttagtcatggtgaataatttttctgatatgttcttggatttggtttaccactattttattgaggatttttgcattgatgttcattaaggagattggcctgttgttctcctttatggatgtgtctttgtctagttttgggatgaatgtaacactggcttcatagaatgagttagacagtattccttccctttccatttcatgaaaaaatttaaggaaggttggtattagttcttctttaaaggtctggtagaattcagctgagaatcggTCAGGTTCTTGACTTTtagttttttggagactcttcattgctgcttcaatttcatttcatattatagacctgtttaggtgtttaatatcctcttgattcagttatgattggttataagtatctagaaatttgtttcatttcttccagattttcaaatttattggaatatagtttctcaaagtagtttctgatgattccctggatttccttggtgtttgttgttatctcccctttttcatttctgattttactatttggctcttttccctcctcattttggtcagatttgccaggggtttgtcaatcttgtttgttttttcaaagaatcatcttttattttgttcattctttttatgtttttgggaatctatttcattaatttctgcctttatttttattatttctcaccttgTTTTtggtttctctaggagtttgagatgtagtattaggccatttatttgagatcattctgtccttttaatatatgcactaatgcctaaaaactttcctcttatgaattcctttgccatgtcccataagttctggtaagttgtgttttcattttcattaatttccagaaaccttttaatttcctcttttatttcatctctgACAAACTGATCACTGAGCAatatgttattcagcttccaattgtttgtgtattttctgctgttgttttcgttgctgagttctagttttaatgcattgtgatcagatagaatgcatgggattatttctattttcttatatttgctgaggcttgctttgtgcctaagatatgatcaattttggagaaagttccctgggctgctgagaagaatgtatattgtggtgatgttgggtgaaatattctgtagacatcagttatgtccatttgatctatggtatgatttagttctagaatttattgattttttgtttggatgtcctatctCTTGGTGATGGAGgtgtattaaaatctcccaccaccaatgtgttggaatctatatgtacttttaattcccttagagtatgtttgatgaaattgggtgtactgacattgggtgcatataggttgataattgttatttccttttggtgcatttccccttttattagtatgaagtgccttccttatctcatttgatcaaagtacaacctactttgatcaaatctactttgaaatctactttgtcataTATAAGTATTGCcagtcctgcctgtttttgggtcattggcttggtaaatcttcttccaaccttttaccctaagctagtatttgtttctgtcaatgagatgcgtctcctgtaaacaacagattgtggatcttgttttttaatccagtttaccaaatggtgtcttttgatggggaagttgtgtctgttgacattcagtgttaatattgata
Above is a genomic segment from Castor canadensis chromosome 13, mCasCan1.hap1v2, whole genome shotgun sequence containing:
- the Or1b1 gene encoding olfactory receptor 1B1 — encoded protein: MSCIPNASHSPVFLLLGFSKTGVPHSLFFLLFLAIYLATILGNVTLVLLISRDSRLNSPMYFLLRGLSVIDLGLSTVILPQLLVHLASEYPAIPAARCLAQFFFFYAFGVTDTLVIAVMALDRYVAICDPLHYALVMNRQLCVCLLALSWVVSIVHTMLHVGLLLPLRWSVDTEGNVNLPHFFCDHRPLLRASCSDILSNELAIFLEGGSLMLGPCALIILSYAQIGATILRLPSAAGRQRAVSTCGSHLTMVGFLYGTIIWVYFQPPSQNSQDQDMVAAVMYTAITPLANPFVYSLRNKDVKGALHRLLKQGRMGS